The following are encoded in a window of bacterium genomic DNA:
- a CDS encoding T9SS type A sorting domain-containing protein — PPDTVFHYWLPVGVEEPAAPATPASPLLDVGDPYSIRYSLPSGEQGTISLYDPTGRRIESYKVQGEGQAAIKVSLPSGVYFIKLEAGKASVTKKAVVLR; from the coding sequence ACCCCCTGACACCGTATTCCACTACTGGCTTCCTGTGGGCGTAGAGGAACCTGCAGCGCCCGCAACACCTGCATCCCCCTTACTCGACGTCGGTGATCCCTACTCGATTCGATACTCCTTACCTTCAGGCGAGCAGGGCACGATCAGCCTTTACGATCCCACGGGCAGAAGAATCGAGAGCTACAAAGTTCAAGGTGAGGGTCAAGCGGCGATTAAGGTAAGCCTCCCATCGGGCGTGTATTTTATTAAGCTTGAGGCGGGGAAGGCAAGCGTCACTAAGAAGGCTGTGGTTTTGAGATAA
- a CDS encoding class I SAM-dependent methyltransferase: protein MDEFTRTNYERWDELVDVNARSPFYNLEKFKKGGLFLDKLEYEGVGNVKDKSLLHLMCHFGMGTLSFARMGAQATGIDFSPKAIELAQSLAKELNLSVRFICSDVYDLPQNLDGAFDVVFTSYGVLYFLSDLERWAKVVSRFLKPGGFFFMVDGHPFSQVYDLGGPPSDSELRISYPYFSSGPVRCDESGSYADSDARMEHKVFYKWLHPVSTIINSLISAGLTIENFNEYPFAAAPMHSNLVRKDDGYWYLPDDRMDIPFMFSLRATKKIPMG, encoded by the coding sequence ATGGATGAATTCACTAGAACCAATTATGAACGTTGGGACGAACTGGTTGATGTAAATGCGAGGTCTCCATTCTACAATCTTGAGAAATTCAAAAAAGGCGGTCTGTTTCTTGATAAGCTTGAATATGAAGGCGTTGGCAACGTCAAAGACAAATCGCTCCTTCACTTAATGTGTCACTTCGGGATGGGTACCTTGTCTTTTGCTCGCATGGGTGCACAAGCCACGGGCATAGATTTTTCTCCCAAGGCTATTGAACTTGCACAATCACTAGCAAAGGAACTTAATCTGTCTGTACGTTTTATATGTTCAGATGTCTACGACCTGCCTCAAAATCTTGACGGCGCATTCGATGTAGTATTTACATCTTACGGTGTGTTGTACTTTCTGTCTGATCTTGAGCGCTGGGCAAAAGTCGTATCACGCTTTTTAAAACCGGGTGGTTTCTTCTTTATGGTTGACGGGCATCCTTTTTCTCAGGTGTACGACCTTGGCGGTCCTCCATCCGATTCCGAACTCAGAATATCGTATCCTTACTTTTCATCTGGCCCTGTACGGTGTGATGAAAGCGGATCATACGCTGATTCGGATGCGAGAATGGAGCACAAAGTTTTCTATAAGTGGCTCCATCCGGTTTCGACCATCATTAACTCGCTCATATCAGCGGGGCTTACAATCGAGAATTTCAACGAATACCCTTTTGCAGCTGCGCCTATGCATTCAAACCTTGTACGCAAAGATGACGGATATTGGTATCTCCCTGATGACAGGATGGACATACCCTTCATGTTCTCGCTGAGAGCGACAAAGAAGATACCGATGGGTTGA
- a CDS encoding class I SAM-dependent methyltransferase: MDEKVKANMLHWNDMVEPHVKSDFYNLDGFKRGQNTLDKIVLEGVGDVKGKSLLHLQCHFGLDTLSFARLGATVTGVDFSPKAIKHARAIAKELNIPSTFVCSDIYDLCNQLSCQQGDKNGYDIVFTSQGVLCWLPDLKKWAEIIEHFLKPGGFFFIQESHPFAHVFDDENPRDFRIRYSYFLKEAMLFEDDSSYAVSRFETENTMSYEWMHPVSEILNSLINAGLTIEYFKEYPYMFGRHYTFLEKGKDGFWHPPSGRGDIPLMFTLKAHKR; this comes from the coding sequence ATGGATGAAAAGGTAAAGGCGAATATGCTCCACTGGAATGACATGGTGGAACCGCACGTCAAATCAGATTTTTACAATCTGGACGGTTTTAAAAGGGGGCAAAATACCCTCGATAAGATTGTACTCGAAGGTGTAGGCGACGTAAAGGGCAAATCGCTCCTTCACCTTCAGTGTCACTTCGGGCTGGACACGCTTTCTTTCGCACGACTTGGCGCAACTGTTACTGGCGTCGATTTTTCTCCTAAGGCAATTAAACATGCTCGTGCAATTGCGAAGGAACTCAATATTCCTTCAACATTTGTCTGCTCGGATATCTACGATCTCTGCAATCAACTATCTTGCCAGCAGGGAGATAAGAACGGTTACGATATTGTTTTTACTTCTCAAGGGGTTTTATGCTGGCTGCCTGATTTGAAAAAGTGGGCTGAGATTATAGAGCATTTCCTTAAACCCGGCGGCTTCTTCTTCATTCAGGAATCCCATCCCTTTGCCCATGTTTTTGATGATGAAAATCCTAGAGACTTCCGCATCCGTTATTCATACTTTCTAAAGGAAGCGATGCTTTTTGAAGACGATAGTTCCTATGCCGTATCCCGTTTCGAGACAGAAAATACCATGTCATACGAATGGATGCACCCGGTTTCGGAGATACTTAACTCCTTAATCAATGCAGGACTCACAATCGAATACTTCAAGGAATATCCTTACATGTTCGGAAGGCATTATACGTTCCTTGAAAAGGGAAAAGACGGATTCTGGCATCCGCCCTCCGGTCGAGGAGATATCCCTCTCATGTTTACACTCAAAGCTCATAAACGTTGA